In Candidatus Roseilinea sp., one DNA window encodes the following:
- a CDS encoding argininosuccinate synthase: protein MSRILQSLPKGEKIGIAFSGGLDTSAAVTWMREKGGIPYAYTANLGQPDEPNYEEIPERALKHGAEKAVLVDCRKQLVQEGLVALQCGAFHISTAGKTYFNTTPLGRAVTGTMLVNAMKEDGVNIWGDGSTYKGNDIERFYRYGLLVNPNLRIYKPWLDPEFVAELGGRKEMSEWLERRGFKYRMSAEKAYSTDANIWGCTHEAKHLEFLDTSAYIVNPMMGVRFWDPAVKIEPEIVKVTFYEGLPVEINGREYHDPVALVMEANKIGGRHGLGMSDQIENRIIEAKSRGVYEAPGMALLFIVYERLVTAIHNEDTIENYRTLGRRLGRKLYEGRWFDPQAMMLRESLQRWVGKAITGTVTLELRRGDDYTILNTTGPHLTYHPERLSMESGKAEFGPLDRIGQLTMRNLDIADSREKLGVYAKAGVLNLDGSAELGLLESGKPATAPPPPSEEAGDGSEWITDLEG from the coding sequence ATGTCAAGAATCTTGCAATCTCTCCCCAAAGGCGAAAAGATCGGCATCGCGTTCAGCGGCGGCCTCGATACCAGCGCGGCCGTCACCTGGATGCGCGAGAAAGGAGGCATCCCATACGCCTACACCGCCAACCTCGGCCAGCCGGATGAGCCGAACTACGAGGAAATCCCCGAGCGCGCACTCAAACACGGCGCGGAGAAAGCCGTGTTGGTGGATTGTCGCAAGCAACTGGTTCAAGAGGGACTCGTAGCGTTGCAGTGTGGCGCTTTCCACATCAGCACCGCCGGCAAGACCTACTTCAACACCACGCCGCTGGGCCGCGCCGTGACCGGCACCATGCTGGTGAACGCCATGAAGGAAGACGGCGTGAACATCTGGGGCGACGGCAGCACCTACAAAGGCAACGACATCGAGCGCTTCTATCGTTACGGCCTACTGGTGAATCCCAACCTGCGCATCTACAAGCCGTGGCTCGACCCGGAGTTCGTCGCCGAGCTGGGCGGGCGCAAGGAGATGAGCGAATGGCTGGAGCGGCGCGGCTTCAAATACCGCATGTCCGCCGAGAAGGCTTACTCCACCGACGCCAACATCTGGGGTTGCACGCACGAGGCCAAGCACCTGGAGTTCCTGGACACCAGCGCCTACATCGTCAACCCGATGATGGGCGTGCGGTTTTGGGACCCGGCCGTGAAGATCGAGCCGGAGATCGTCAAAGTCACGTTCTACGAGGGCCTGCCGGTCGAGATCAACGGGCGCGAGTACCACGACCCGGTGGCGCTGGTGATGGAAGCAAACAAAATCGGCGGCCGGCACGGGCTGGGCATGAGCGACCAGATCGAGAACCGCATCATCGAGGCCAAGAGCCGCGGCGTATACGAAGCGCCCGGCATGGCGCTGCTGTTCATCGTCTACGAGCGGCTGGTCACCGCCATCCACAACGAGGACACCATTGAGAACTACCGCACGCTGGGCCGCCGGCTGGGGCGCAAGCTCTACGAGGGCCGCTGGTTCGACCCGCAAGCCATGATGCTGCGCGAGAGCCTGCAGCGCTGGGTGGGCAAGGCCATCACCGGCACGGTCACGCTCGAGCTGCGCCGCGGCGACGACTACACCATCCTGAACACCACCGGCCCGCACCTGACGTACCACCCCGAACGGCTGAGCATGGAGAGCGGCAAGGCCGAGTTCGGCCCGCTGGATCGCATCGGCCAGCTCACCATGCGCAACCTCGACATCGCCGACAGCCGCGAGAAGCTCGGCGTATATGCCAAGGCCGGCGTGCTGAACCTGGACGGCAGCGCGGAGCTGGGCCTGCTCGAATCGGGCAAGCCGGCTACAGCGCCCCCGCCACCGAGCGAAGAAGCCGGCGACGGCAGCGAGTGGATCACGGATCTGGAAGGGTAG
- a CDS encoding toxin-antitoxin system antidote Mnt family protein: MNADTQAAEQVKGFVEIIRRDFPTAQAIYLFGSYAQGTQHAASDVDIAVLLPVEVARAAGDLRLSDTAVALSRCARRDVDLVNLRVVSTVFQNQIIHTGKLIYSGDEQARQEFEMLTLSFYMKLNEERAAILRQFRETRRAYDV, from the coding sequence GTGAATGCGGATACACAGGCAGCGGAGCAGGTCAAGGGATTCGTCGAGATCATTCGGCGCGACTTTCCCACGGCACAAGCGATTTACCTGTTCGGCAGCTATGCGCAAGGCACGCAGCACGCTGCGAGCGACGTGGACATCGCCGTGCTTCTGCCGGTAGAAGTCGCGCGCGCGGCGGGCGACCTTCGTCTCAGCGACACGGCAGTAGCGCTATCCCGGTGCGCACGCAGAGACGTGGACTTGGTGAACCTGCGGGTGGTTTCCACGGTCTTTCAAAACCAGATCATTCATACCGGCAAGCTCATCTACTCCGGCGATGAGCAGGCGCGGCAAGAATTCGAGATGCTGACCTTATCCTTCTACATGAAGCTGAACGAAGAACGCGCTGCGATCCTCCGCCAGTTCCGCGAGACGCGCCGGGCGTACGACGTGTAA
- the argC gene encoding N-acetyl-gamma-glutamyl-phosphate reductase, giving the protein MMIHVGIYGATGYTGAELVRWLARHRQARIVFAHSESHAGARLSDVMPCPFDLPLVKAEDAPLDQVDVVFSCLPHGASAEVCKRALDAGRRVVDFSADFRLRDAAVYAEWYKHAHPYPALLDEAVYGLPEVYRRDIADAQLVANPGCYPTSILLGLLPLLELGALADPVIIADSKSGVSGAGRKPSQATHFVEVNESLAPYNIGHVHRHVPEIEQELNAAWQGGDWRFETGDPISNPPSPISVIFSPHLLPISRGILSMVYVRLTPEAARQDWHAIFTQRYEGEPFVRVLPKGQIATIAHAAHTNYAVISVHPVAGTPDRLQIVSCIDNLVKGASGQAVQNMNVMFGLDECEGLR; this is encoded by the coding sequence ATGATGATTCATGTAGGCATTTACGGGGCGACCGGCTACACCGGCGCCGAACTGGTCAGGTGGCTGGCACGGCATCGCCAAGCCCGCATCGTCTTTGCGCACAGCGAAAGCCACGCCGGCGCGCGGCTGAGCGACGTGATGCCGTGTCCTTTCGATTTGCCGTTGGTCAAAGCAGAAGATGCGCCGCTTGACCAGGTGGATGTGGTCTTTTCGTGCCTGCCACACGGCGCGAGCGCCGAGGTGTGTAAGCGCGCGCTGGACGCCGGCCGGCGGGTCGTGGACTTCTCGGCAGACTTCCGGCTGCGCGACGCGGCCGTTTATGCCGAGTGGTACAAACATGCCCATCCGTATCCGGCGTTGCTGGACGAAGCAGTCTATGGCTTGCCGGAAGTTTACCGGCGCGACATCGCCGACGCTCAACTGGTGGCCAACCCCGGCTGCTATCCCACCAGCATCCTCCTCGGCCTGCTGCCGTTGTTGGAGCTGGGCGCCCTGGCCGACCCGGTGATCATCGCCGATAGCAAAAGCGGCGTGAGCGGCGCGGGGCGCAAACCGTCGCAGGCGACCCACTTCGTCGAGGTGAACGAATCGCTCGCCCCATACAACATCGGCCATGTGCATCGCCACGTGCCGGAGATCGAGCAGGAGCTGAATGCTGCCTGGCAAGGTGGAGATTGGAGATTTGAGACCGGAGATCCAATCTCTAATCCCCCATCTCCCATCTCCGTGATCTTCTCCCCTCACCTCTTGCCGATCTCGCGCGGCATATTGAGCATGGTCTACGTTCGGCTCACGCCGGAGGCGGCGCGGCAGGACTGGCACGCGATCTTCACGCAGCGCTACGAAGGCGAACCGTTCGTGCGCGTGCTGCCCAAGGGCCAGATTGCGACGATCGCCCACGCCGCACACACCAATTACGCGGTGATCTCCGTGCATCCGGTGGCCGGCACGCCGGATCGCCTGCAGATCGTCTCGTGCATAGATAACCTGGTGAAAGGCGCTAGCGGCCAGGCCGTGCAGAACATGAACGTGATGTTCGGCCTGGACGAATGCGAGGGGTTGCGATGA
- a CDS encoding ABC transporter permease produces the protein MKASLGLKAAAFAALAFLHVPLLIVLFYAFNVEEAAFTFPPPGLTLNWFAVTLQRPDFWRALGLSLQVAAVATAIALVLGTLAAAAVHRTRFFGRETISLLLLLPIALPGIVTGIALRSSIGLFEIPFSFWTIVIGHATFCVVTVYNNALARFRRMSKSLVEASMDLGANSFQTFRYVLLPELATALLAGAMLAFALSFDEVIVTTFTAGQQQTLPIWMFAQLTRPRQRPVTNVAAFIVIAITTLPIYLAYRWTSRTTDVH, from the coding sequence ATGAAGGCATCACTCGGATTGAAAGCTGCCGCGTTCGCCGCGCTCGCGTTCTTGCACGTGCCGCTGCTGATCGTGTTGTTCTACGCCTTCAACGTCGAGGAGGCGGCGTTCACCTTTCCGCCGCCAGGCCTGACGTTGAATTGGTTTGCCGTGACGCTGCAGCGCCCTGATTTCTGGCGGGCGCTGGGGCTATCGTTGCAGGTAGCCGCAGTGGCTACGGCCATCGCGCTGGTGCTGGGTACGCTGGCCGCTGCGGCAGTGCATCGCACCCGCTTCTTCGGTCGCGAGACGATCTCGCTGCTGCTATTGCTGCCGATTGCGCTGCCCGGCATCGTCACCGGCATCGCCTTGCGCTCGTCCATTGGCCTGTTCGAGATCCCCTTCAGCTTTTGGACGATCGTGATCGGCCATGCGACGTTTTGTGTGGTGACGGTGTACAACAACGCATTGGCGCGCTTCCGGCGCATGAGCAAGTCGCTGGTCGAAGCCTCGATGGACCTGGGCGCGAACAGCTTTCAGACCTTCCGCTACGTGTTGCTGCCGGAGCTGGCCACAGCGCTGCTGGCCGGTGCGATGCTCGCCTTCGCGTTGTCGTTCGACGAAGTGATCGTCACCACGTTCACCGCCGGCCAACAACAAACCCTGCCGATCTGGATGTTTGCCCAGCTCACCCGCCCGCGCCAACGACCGGTGACCAACGTCGCCGCGTTCATCGTCATCGCCATCACCACCCTCCCGATCTACCTGGCATATCGCTGGACGAGCCGGACAACCGACGTGCATTGA